A stretch of Natator depressus isolate rNatDep1 chromosome 2, rNatDep2.hap1, whole genome shotgun sequence DNA encodes these proteins:
- the LOC141982821 gene encoding endogenous retrovirus group K member 8 Gag polyprotein-like, with protein MGSSLSALQVQHRNELQYLLRKAQHDCPARELTLLLQEVSAQCPWYPEAGTLKLADWERLGQTLHEEPRAPVQALHAWHLCRDAIQRVASDRPSLARLVISPRPSAPAATPPPTDATQCVASEEPSPAPTEGLPISPPPSAPAAIPLPASPPVPLLPPPPLPSPPEPVCDYHPPLKPHASGPPRGSSASAQRLSLVQQMVHAAKARSDLTAEELAELVSVCPVTWQNDGQGNPVGTWVSLPYSVIREVKKAIREFGLTSTFVRGLIEGLGSGYSLIPEDWKALLRMMLSPSQYVIWISEYRQEAERQAQIHRAEGIIFEHLAGEGPFATVEMQTQLPQALFPLISTCAQHAFRKVPDSGKPTKSFVSIRQGASESFLDFTNRLQEAILRQVDNAAAAQEILLKMAVENANEDCRRALQTAQASGILELSDMLRACQNIGTQAHKAGVLAAALKRTGKEGKRCYRCGKEGHFQRECRSSKAPARPSKKCPKCQKGYHWANQCRSGPGNRAAGPPRTQGQTGVFPTQTTVPLP; from the coding sequence atgggaagctccctctctgctttgcaagtgcaacaccgcaatgagctacagtatctgctgcgtaaggctcagcatgactgccccgctcgagaactcactctcctgctacaggaggtgagtgcccagtgcccgtggtaccctgaagccggaacccttaagctagcggactgggagcggttgggccagacattgcatgaagagcctcgggcgcccgtgcaggctttacatgcctggcacctctgccgcgatgcgatacagcgtgttgcctcggacaggccctccctcgcgaggctggtgatctcaccacgcccgtcggctcctgcagccaccccccctcctaccgatgcaacacagtgtgtcgcttcggaagaaccctctcccgcaccaacagaggggctgccgatttcgccaccgccgtcggctcctgcagccatccctctccctgcttcgcccccagtgcctttattaccaccgcctcccttaccttccccgccagagccggtctgtgattaccatccccccctgaaaccccatgcttcggggccccccagggggtcgtctgcatctgctcagaggctttcgctggtgcaacaaatggtgcacgcagcgaaggctcgctcagatcttacagcagaggagctggctgagctggtctcggtttgtccggtgacctggcagaacgatggccagggcaacccggttggaacctgggtcagtttgccttactcggtgattagagaggtaaagaaagcaattcgcgagttcggtctgactagcacgtttgtgcgtggtctcattgaagggctaggtagtggatactccctgatccctgaagattggaaggcgctgttgcgcatgatgctgtcacccagtcaatatgttatttggattagtgagtatcggcaggaggcggaacgccaggcccagattcatagagcggaaggtattatttttgagcacttggcaggggagggaccttttgctaccgttgagatgcaaactcaactccctcaggccctcttcccccttatttccacctgcgcccagcatgctttccggaaggtcccggattcaggcaagcctactaaaagctttgttagtatccgtcagggtgcatcagagtcctttctggattttaccaacagattgcaggaggctatcctccgacaggtggataacgctgcggcagctcaggaaatcctgttaaaaatggcagttgaaaatgcaaatgaggattgccgccgcgctctccagacggcgcaagcctctggcattttagagctctcagacatgctacgggcgtgccaaaacatcggcacacaagcccataaagctggagttctggctgccgccctaaaaagaaccggaaaagaggggaagcgttgttaccgctgtggcaaggagggtcacttccagcgggagtgccgctcatcaaaggcacccgcccgaccctcaaaaaagtgccccaagtgtcaaaagggctatcactgggctaatcagtgtcgtagcgggccgggaaaccgcgcggcgggtcccccccgaacccagggccaaacgggggtgtttcccactcagacaaccgttcctctgccttaa